One segment of Nostoc flagelliforme CCNUN1 DNA contains the following:
- a CDS encoding Nif3-like dinuclear metal center hexameric protein: MKIADLITWFEAWANPAWCESWDNCGWQIEPGVLQEKARVLVCLTPTLAVMQEAIALNANLIFAHHPLIFTPPKSLRTGEAIAEMVRLSFTHNIGIYTAHTNFDQVQDGTADVLAQILKLKEVTPIQPTQAGLGYGRVGLLEPFLTLQELLAAIQTRLAPPNLIFSPSADLQQTISRVAVLGGSGASYISAVAKTGAQAYLTSDCKFHQFQESRDHNLILIDAGHYATERPACDRLAQKFQSLNLDWVQLSQKDEDFRQFFA, from the coding sequence ATGAAAATTGCTGACTTAATTACTTGGTTTGAAGCATGGGCAAATCCTGCTTGGTGTGAAAGCTGGGATAATTGCGGCTGGCAGATTGAACCAGGAGTGTTGCAGGAAAAAGCACGGGTTTTAGTATGTTTGACACCGACTTTGGCAGTAATGCAGGAAGCGATCGCTCTGAATGCTAATCTGATATTTGCCCATCATCCCTTGATTTTTACTCCTCCCAAATCTTTACGCACTGGTGAAGCGATCGCAGAAATGGTACGGTTGTCCTTTACCCACAATATTGGTATTTACACTGCCCACACGAATTTCGACCAAGTGCAGGATGGTACTGCTGACGTTTTGGCACAAATTTTAAAACTTAAAGAAGTTACTCCTATACAACCTACACAAGCAGGATTAGGATATGGTCGTGTTGGTTTGCTAGAGCCATTTTTGACATTACAGGAGTTACTCGCAGCCATTCAAACGCGACTTGCTCCCCCTAATTTAATTTTTTCTCCAAGTGCTGATTTACAGCAAACAATTTCACGAGTTGCTGTTTTGGGTGGTTCGGGGGCTAGTTACATTTCAGCCGTCGCCAAAACTGGTGCCCAAGCTTATCTAACTTCTGACTGTAAGTTTCATCAGTTTCAAGAAAGCCGCGATCACAATCTCATTCTAATTGATGCCGGACATTACGCTACCGAACGTCCGGCTTGCGATCGCTTGGCACAAAAATTCCAGTCCTTAAATTTAGACTGGGTGCAATTAAGCCAAAAGGATGAAGATTTCCGCCAGTTTTTTGCTTGA
- a CDS encoding DUF6679 family protein yields MLHRKIYQLCCDGREVCVFLRDQQRWIERARIIDIEGDLVTLRYETEEEDEVCSWEEMVRLESIGAVTQKLASVPRGNVEPLMTEDCPEAERIHKRYTDSNPE; encoded by the coding sequence ATGCTACACCGCAAGATTTATCAACTCTGTTGCGATGGGCGCGAGGTATGTGTTTTCTTGCGGGACCAGCAACGCTGGATTGAACGCGCCCGCATCATCGACATAGAGGGAGATTTAGTGACCCTACGCTATGAAACAGAAGAAGAGGACGAGGTTTGTTCTTGGGAAGAAATGGTTCGCCTCGAGAGCATTGGTGCTGTAACGCAAAAGCTAGCTTCAGTACCACGCGGTAATGTGGAGCCTTTGATGACTGAAGACTGTCCCGAAGCCGAACGCATCCACAAGCGTTACACTGACTCTAATCCAGAATAA
- a CDS encoding MBL fold metallo-hydrolase, translating to MRDNLSASSRVDAAEGGTELECFPYSVQHYDEGVCLLVKMGPHRILLDCGLEDISSLAKGLTKSVRGTGSPPPADFVLISHAHPDHARGLLALHKAFPKLPIYGSEVTSKLLPLNWLDEDPEKISEFCHALPLRSPVEFQDGLVAELFPSGHLPGAVAILLTYTTKQRTYKLLYTGDFFLSNSRLVEGLRLEELRGLDLDVLIIEGSYGTSRHPHRRNQENQLAERINRAIADHCSVILPTPALGLGQELLMLLRSHHHFTGRDIDIWVDGAVATGCDAYLELLPHLPPSVQNFARHQPLFWDERVRPRVRRLQAEHRPTVGKSPCIVLTDSTDDLGKHCQVDTGPWLILLPEKIDIKVNKEYLAPTTVETYLLAQHSDGPGTTQLIHNLRPQHVIFVHGSPAYLADLTSLEELQNRYHIHSPAADILVELPIGDTFLQPAAPETNYEGELTELGTVITITLADVITTDPRWRQFADTGLIEARWQGEELVLRGLSQRELLNQNSDRYTWTDVDCCGTCRHQRGQRCWNPASPLYNFKVTLEGYCPAFEGLNDSQ from the coding sequence ATTTCATCGCTGGCGAAGGGGCTTACTAAGTCGGTACGTGGAACTGGTTCGCCCCCACCAGCAGATTTCGTTTTGATTAGTCACGCCCACCCAGATCATGCCAGAGGCTTACTGGCACTTCATAAAGCTTTTCCAAAGTTACCTATTTATGGTAGCGAAGTAACCAGCAAGTTACTGCCGTTGAATTGGCTAGACGAAGATCCTGAGAAAATTTCCGAATTTTGTCATGCCTTGCCGTTGCGATCGCCTGTGGAATTCCAAGATGGTTTGGTGGCAGAATTATTTCCCTCCGGGCATCTACCGGGGGCTGTGGCAATTCTTCTTACCTACACCACTAAGCAGCGTACTTATAAGCTACTGTACACAGGAGATTTTTTCCTGTCAAACTCCCGGTTGGTAGAAGGTTTGCGTTTAGAAGAACTGCGAGGATTAGATTTGGATGTGCTAATTATTGAAGGCAGTTATGGCACATCCCGTCATCCTCACCGCCGCAATCAAGAAAATCAACTAGCAGAACGAATTAATCGGGCGATCGCTGACCATTGTTCTGTGATCCTTCCGACTCCTGCTTTAGGATTGGGTCAAGAATTATTAATGCTCTTACGCTCTCATCACCACTTCACCGGACGAGATATAGATATTTGGGTAGATGGTGCTGTCGCAACTGGGTGTGATGCTTACCTAGAACTGCTACCCCACCTTCCCCCATCTGTACAGAACTTCGCCCGCCATCAACCCTTATTTTGGGATGAACGGGTGCGTCCCCGTGTGCGTCGTTTACAAGCAGAACATCGCCCCACTGTGGGTAAGTCTCCTTGTATTGTCCTCACCGACTCTACAGATGATTTGGGTAAGCACTGCCAAGTAGACACTGGGCCTTGGCTGATCCTCTTACCAGAAAAAATTGATATAAAAGTTAATAAAGAATATTTAGCACCCACCACTGTTGAAACTTATCTGCTGGCTCAACATAGTGATGGCCCTGGTACTACGCAGCTAATTCATAATTTGCGGCCCCAGCATGTCATTTTTGTTCACGGTTCACCTGCCTACTTGGCAGACCTGACTAGCTTGGAGGAGTTGCAAAACCGCTATCATATCCATTCCCCGGCGGCTGACATTTTAGTAGAATTGCCTATCGGCGATACATTTTTACAACCCGCAGCACCAGAAACTAATTACGAAGGTGAGCTGACAGAGTTGGGAACAGTAATCACAATCACCCTAGCCGATGTGATTACGACTGATCCTCGTTGGCGGCAATTTGCTGATACTGGTTTGATCGAAGCTCGTTGGCAAGGCGAAGAACTAGTATTGAGGGGATTGTCTCAACGAGAATTGCTCAACCAAAATAGCGATCGCTATACATGGACAGATGTAGACTGTTGCGGTACTTGCCGACACCAAAGGGGGCAGCGATGTTGGAATCCAGCTTCCCCATTGTATAACTTTAAGGTAACTCTAGAAGGTTACTGTCCTGCTTTTGAAGGTTTGAATGATAGCCAATAG